Proteins found in one Acanthopagrus latus isolate v.2019 chromosome 3, fAcaLat1.1, whole genome shotgun sequence genomic segment:
- the LOC119017256 gene encoding zinc finger protein 850-like isoform X2 translates to MPKKKEGFRMSPFPQEAAQTDTRERPADVQQLSVSEEEVPPEQQECSSSLDQEEPEHPHIKEEEQEELRTNRAEDDVTRFTLQDLKDLFKQRLLTAAQEDLIGHFETTVCGYEKEIDRQQKLLDVVLKPEIKLRRAERPADVQQLSVSEEEVPPEQQECSSSLDQEEPEHPHIKEEEQEELRTNRAEDDVTRFTLQDLKDLFKQRLLAAAQEDLIGHFETTVCGYEKEIDRQQKLLDVVLKPEIKLRRADIQQLLVSKEEVPTEQPEWSFILDQEETKPLHIKEEQEELWTNQEEEDVTRFIFTPVPVKSEDDDEEKPQSSQMETEADEEFCGGPEPARNSDPDLETDDKTDDSSETEVSDDDENINKDHLGLNSLKNTQNDSHEKPPRCSECGKVFNKISHLNRHMRIHTGEKPFSCSCCGRRFGQKEHLQKHLKCHTGDKPYSCSVCSKCFSQSEHLQLHMRTHTGEKRYICRVCDQRFIWPNQLKRHKCVVVSSQLHQSYTEQMETEADREEDCGGPEPTRTSDPDQHLQLETEDRTEVCDGVRRSTESHLGLNSEKMNGFNSCEKPCSCSVCSKGFNQISHMKRHMRILTGKKTLNCSVCGKRFGQNSHLETHLKNHTGEKSYSCWSCNKCFTQSEHLQKHMTTHTGEKPLGCRVCDQRFTRPHRLQSHKCVGESSQLHQKQTEMEADREDCGGPEPARNFDPDQHLQPESDNRTEDRVSDFSESESDNDDKDWKDPERKCCRCSVCGKTFKHRGNLNTHLRTHTGVKPFSCSVCSKTFSQKSGLDYHLRIHTGEKPFSCSVCGNTYRNKGTLNYHMASHTGVRPFSCSDCGKTFRGTSQLKIHKCDDELLPIHRNHRRTKPLTCSECNVTFPNNYVLMTHIRAHKGKKLFTCTICGTTRQYSSHLEIHMRTHTGEKPYSCSVCGKRFSQRGIMTQHMAVHSGVKPFSCTDCGREFFWQFQIKKHKCLAKSSQQRHTGPARKNCGGSEPGRYLNLYRCLKPDAEKDKLSSENDDNVDLDFWKETRQHQLGFTYCRKNLREKVSENGGCDTGEKPLGCSDNRAATVPKTNDSVDIDLCKQTRQHLSGLNQLKNEDVSVSDKGFNTAKKTSSALFSCLFCGKGFATGGYLTRHIAIHVGEKRLSCIICEKTFTSESVLISHECVEESSQLHQSQTAEQISANKSFICSQCGKGFSRKHNLQVHMRIHTGEKPFGCSVCGKVFSRSESLSFHMMCHTGEKPFHCSVCNTGFIDSESLVKHMRIHTRQTQFSCSVCGKEFAWRRYLTKHMEVHAKENNYRCSVCDERFIQISELHHHQCDRETSQIHDRDTEKKQTEPPVRTPTELMETEADGEDCGRPGPASNSDPEQHLQPETVDKSEDSPEPETDNWKQTREPQFNDYEVPQRDSVGTTDEKLFSCSECGNTFYNGHLLMIHIKNHTEEKVFSGSVCVNQFTERESPSQACTVHDGVHRGTRQEDSETPRIKEEPQELWINQEEDDITSFTFPPVPVKSEVDNEEEKPQSSQLQRHTEEDSGGPEAAQNSDLERHLQPETDDSVDSDFWKETRERPAGLSSLGNDEICESVAGCDSDDKALESEPESDDSDDSDFWKDNKKPEETHRKPHSCSECGKRFLHVHHLKNHMRFHVRQKAPFFCSVCGQECLYKSHLKIHMRTHTGEKPFPCPVCGKRYAHKASMQSHMSIHTANKQYTCQACDKSFGWYTELKYHECVGLSDCRETT, encoded by the exons atgcCAAAGAAGAAGGAAGGATTCAGAATGAGCCCGTTCCCTCAAGAAGCAGCGCAGACAGACACCAGAG agcgTCCTGCAGACGTCCAGCAGCTGTCGGTGAGTGAAGAAGAGGTTCCCCCTGAGCAACAGGAGTGcagctccagtctggaccaggagGAACCAGAACAcccacacattaaagaggagGAACAAGAGGAACTTCGGACCAATCGGGCGGAGGATGATGTCACCAGGTTCACATTGCAGGATCTTAAAGATTTATTCAAACAGCGactgctcactgcagctcaaGAAGATCTGATTGGACATTTTGAGACAACAGTATGTGGATATGAAAAGGAGATCGACCGGCAACAGAAACTGCTGGATGTGGTTTTGAAGCCTGAAATAAAGCTGCGAAGAGCAG agcgTCCTGCAGACGTCCAGCAGCTGTCGGTGAGTGAAGAAGAGGTTCCCCCTGAGCAACAGGAGTGcagctccagtctggaccaggagGAACCAGAACAcccacacattaaagaggagGAACAAGAGGAACTTCGGACCAATCGGGCGGAGGATGATGTCACCAGGTTCACATTGCAGGATCTTAAAGATTTATTCAAACAGCGACTGCTCGCTGCAGCTCAAGAAGATCTGATTGGACATTTTGAGACAACAGTATGTGGATATGAAAAGGAGATCGACCGGCAACAGAAACTGCTGGATGTGGTTTTGAAGCCTGAAATAAAGCTGCGAAGAGCAG ACATCCAGCAGCTATTGGTGAGTAAAGAAGAGGTTCCTACTGAGCAGCCAGAGTGGAGCTTCATCCTGGACCAGGAGGAAACAAAACCCctacacattaaagaggaacaaGAGGAACTCTGGACCaatcaggaggaggaagatgtcaCCAGGttcatcttcactcctgtccctgtgaagagtgaagatgatgatgaagaaaaacctcagtcctcacagatggagacagaagctGATGAAGAGTTCTGTGGAGGACCAGAACCAGCCAGGAACTCAGATCCAGATCTTGAGACTGACGACAAGACTGATGACTCTTCTGAGACTGAAgttagtgatgatgatgaaaacatcaacaaagaTCATTTAGGTTTAAACTCtctgaaaaacactcaaaatgaTTCTCATGAGAAACCACCACGCTGCTCTGAGTGTGGGAAAGTATTTAATAAAATCTCACATCTAAACAGACACATGAGgattcacacaggagagaaaccgtTCAGTTGTTCATGTTGTGGCAGAAGATTCGGCCAGAAGGAACATctgcagaaacatttgaaatgccACACAGGAGATAAACCTTACAGTTGTTCAGTTTGTAgtaaatgtttttctcagtcTGAACATTTACAGTTACACATGAGAACGCATACAGGAGAGAAACGGTACATCTGTAGAGTCTGTGACCAAAGATTCATCTGGCCTAATCAACTCAAAAGACAcaagtgtgttgttgtgtcctcacagcttcatcagAGTTATACtgaacagatggagacagaagctgacagagaggaggactgTGGAGGACCAGAACCGACCAGGACCTCTGACCCAGATCAACATTTACAACTTGAGACTGAAGACAGGACTGAAGTCTGCGATGGTGTTAGAAGGAGCACAGAATCTCATTTAGGTTTGAATTCTGAGAAAATGAATGGGTTTAATTCTTGTGAGAAACCATGTAGCTGCTCTGTCTGCAGTAAAGGATTTAACCAGATCTCACATATGAAGAGACACATGAGAATTctcacaggaaagaaaacattaaattgtTCAGTTTGTGGTAAAAGATTTGGCCAGAATTCACATCTTgagacacatttgaaaaaccACACAGGAGAAAAATCTTACAGCTGCTGGTCTTGTAATAAATGTTTCACACAATCTgaacatttacagaaacacatgacaacacacacaggagagaagccGCTCGGCTGCAGAGTCTGTGACCAAAGATTCACTCGGCCTCATCGACTCCAATCACACAAGTGTGTGGGTGAGTCTTCACAGcttcatcaaaaacaaactgagatgGAAGCTGATAGAGAGGACTGTGGGGGACCAGAACCAGCCAGGAACTTCGATCCAGATCAACATTTACAGCCTGAGTCTGACAACAGGACTGAAGACAGAGTTTCAGACTTTTCTGAGTCTGAGAGTGACAACGATGATAAAGACTGGAAGGATCCTGAGAGGAAATGTTGTcgctgctctgtgtgtggtaaaacatttaaacatcgAGGAAATCTTAATACACATCTGAGAACTCACACAGGAGTGAAACCATTCAGTTGCTCTGTGTGCAGCAAAACTTTTTCTCAGAAATCAGGTCTGGACTACCATTTGAGgattcacacaggagaaaaaccGTTCAGCTGCTCGGTTTGTGGGAACACTTACAGAAACAAAGGAACTCTGAATTACCACATGGCGAGCCACACCGGGGTGAGACCGTTCAGCTGCAGCGACTGTGGCAAAACATTCAGGGGGACGTCACAGCTTAAAATTCACAAGTGTGATGATGAGTTGTTACCGATCCACAGAAACCACAGACGCACTAAACCACTGACCTGCTCTGAATGTAACGTAACGTTTCCCAACAACTATGTTCTTATGACACATATAAGAGCGCACAAAGGCAAGAAACTTTTTACTTGCACAATTTGTGGCACAACACGGCAGTACAGTTCCCATCTAGAGATCCACATGAGAACCCATACAGGAGAGAAACCCtacagctgctctgtctgtggTAAAAGATTTTCACAAAGAGGAATCATGACGCAGCACATGGCCGTCCACTCAGGGGTGAAACCGTTCAGCTGCACTGACTGTGGGAGAGAATTCTTTTGGcagtttcaaattaaaaaacacaagtgtctTGCCAAATCCTCACAGCAAAGACACACTGGTCCTGCTAGAAAGAACTGTGGAGGATCAGAACCAGGCCGATACTTGAACCtatacagatgtttaaaaccAGATGCTGAGAAAGACAAGTTGTCTTCAGAAAACGATGACAATGTTGACCTTGACTTTTGGAAAGAGACCAGGCAACATCAGTTAGGTTTCACCTACTGCAGGAAAAATCTGAGAGAGAAAGTATCTGAGAACGGGGGCTGTGACACTGGAGAGAAACCCCTTGGCTGCTCTGACAACAGAGCTGCAACTGTACCAAAGACCAATGACAGTGTTGACATAGATCTCTGTAAACAGACCAGGCAGCATCTGTCAGGTCTAAACCAGCTGAAGAATGAGGACGTCTCTGTGAGTGATAAAGGATTTAATACTGCCAAGAAAACATCCAGCGCCTTGTTTAGCTGCTTATTTTGTGGGAAAGGCTTTGCAACAGGAGGATATCTTACAAGACACATTGCCATCCATGTTGGAGAGAAACGACTCAGTTGTATCATTTGTGAGAAAACATTCACTTCAGAGTCGGTGCTTATAAGCCACGAATGTGTTGAAGAGTCTTCACAGCTTCATCAGAGCCAGACTGCAGAACAGATTTCTGCCAATAAATCGTTTATTTGCTCTCAGTGCGGAAAAGGATTTAGCCGTAAGCACAATCTACAGGTACACATGAGAATTCACACCGGTGAGAAACCATTCGGCTGCTCAGTTTGTGGAAAAGTATTTTCCAGGAGTGAAAGTTTAAGTTTTCACATGATGTGTCACACAGGGGAAAAGCCTTTCCACTGTTCGGTCTGTAACACAGGTTTTATAGACAGCGAATCTTTAGTCAaacacatgagaatccacacgAGACAAACACAGTTCAGTTGCTCAGTTTGTGGGAAAGAATTTGCATGGAGAAGATATCTGACGAAACATATGGAAGTCCATGCAAAGGAGAACAACTACAGGTGCAGTGTTTGTGACGAAAGATTCATCCAGATTTCTGAACTTCATCACCAccagtgtgacagagaaacatcacagattcatgacagagacactgagaaaaaacagacagaaccTCCAGTCAGAACCCCAACTGaactgatggagacagaagcTGATGGAGAGGACTGTGGAAGACCAGGTCCAGCCAGCAACTCTGATCCAGAGCAACATTTACAACCTGAGACTGTAGACAAGTCTGAAGACTCTCCTGAACCTGAGACCGATAACTGGAAGCAGACGAGAGAACCTCAGTTCAATGATTATGAAGTTCCTCAGAGAGATTCAGTCGGTACGACTGATGAGAAactcttcagctgctctgagtgTGGGAACACTTTTTATAACGGTCACCTTCTGATGATCCACATAAAAAATCATACAGAAGAGAAAGTGTTCAGTGGCTCAGTGTGTGTCAATCAATTTACTGAAAGAGAAAGTCCAAGTCAAGCCTGTACGGTCCATGATGGGGTCCACAGAGGAACGAGGCAGGAGGATTCAGAGACCCCACGTATTAAAGAGGAACCACAGGAACTCTGGATCaatcaggaggaggatgataTCACCAGCTTTACATTCCCTCCTGTCCCTGTGAAGAGTGAAGTTGATAATGAGGAAGAGAAGCCTCAGTCCTCACAGCTTCAAAGACATACTGAAGAGGACAGTGGAGGACCTGAAGCAGCTCAGAACTCAGATCTAGAGAGACATTTACAACCTGAGACTGATGACAGTGTTGACAGTGATTTCTGGAAGGAGACCAGAGAACGTCCGGCAGGTTTGTCCTCTTTAGGAAATGATGAAATCTGTGAAAGTGTTGCAGGATGTGATTCTGATGATAAGGCGTTAGAGTCTGAACCTGAGAGTGACGACAGCGACGACAGTGATTTTtggaaagacaacaaaaaacctGAGGAAACTCACAGGAAACCACACAGCTGCTCCGAGTGTGGTAAAAGGTTCCTCCATGTTCATCATCTGAAGAACCACATGAGGTTTCATGTTAGACAGAAAGCTCCAttcttttgttctgtctgtggtCAGGAGTGTCTTTACAAGTCCCACCTGAAGATCCACATGAGGACTCACACTGGAGAGAAGCCGTTCCCCTGCCCAGTCTGCGGGAAAAGATATGCACACAAGGCGAGTATGCAGTCACACATGTCCATCCACACTGCGAACAAACAATACACCTGCCAAGCCTGTGACAAAAGCTTTGGTTGGTATACAGAACTTAAATACCATGAATGTGTCGGcttgtctgactgcagagaAACCACGTAG